AAGGCTGGGACCTCGGCGGGAAAAGAGCAAGGTGGTCGGCGCTGCGCGGTTTGGTGGCCGCAGGCGTTTCCGGGCGGTACGCCAACTTTCATTTTCATCCGGGGTGGCGGCTGACTACTTTCTTTCCATCGTCGTCCCGGTTTGATAGAAAATGTCATTCACACATCAGTTGTGAATTGATCGCATGAGCAAGTCTGTTTCATGGCACGGCCTCGCGGTCGCATTGACCGCGGCAGTCTGGTTAACGGTGACAACTGCCCTGGCTGGCGCGGCGAAGAAGGAGACTTCCGCCGAACCCGTCGAGTTCAGTTCGCAAATCCGTCCGATCATCTCCAGTAAATGCTTCAGTTGCCACGGTCCGGACGAGGGCTCACGCAAGGCCAAACTGCGATTGGATCTGCGCGACGACGCCCTCAAGGACCACAAAGGCACACGCCCCATCGTTCCGGGCGATCTTGCCGACAGCGAAATGATCCGTCGCATCACCGCCAGGGATCCCGATGATCTGATGCCGCCGCCCAAGACCGGCCGCACGCTTTCAGCAGTCGAAATCGATCTGATAAAGCGCTGGATTAAAGAAGGCGCCCCGTACACACCGCATTGGGCTTTCCTGAAGCCGGAACGGCCCCCGCTGCCCAGGGTCAGAATGCGTTCATGGCCGCGCAATCCAATTGACTCCTTCATTCTCGCGAAACTTGAAAAGAACGGCTTGAAGCCGTCGCCCCCGGCCGATCGCTACGCGCTGGTCCGGCGTCTGTCGCTGGATCTGACCGGCCTGCCACCGACGCGGGAGGAAGTTAATGCCTTTGTCAGCGACCGGCGTCCCGATGCCTACGAGCGGCTGGTTGACCGTCTGCTGGGTTCGTCCGCCTATGGCGAACGCTGGGCGCGCGTGTGGCTTGACCTGGCGCGCTACGCCGATTCCGCCGGTTACGGTTCCGATCCGCTCCGCCCGAACATCTGGCCGTGGCGCGACTGGGTGATCCGCGCACTGAACGACAACATGCCTTACGACCGGTTCACGATCGAGCAGATCGCCGGTGATCTGTTGCCGAACGCGACCGACGAAGACCGGATCGCGACCGCGTTTCATCGCAACACGATGACGAACACCGAGGGCGGTACGGACGACGAGGAGTTCCGCGTCGCGGCTGTGAAGGACCGCGCCAACACCACGGCGCAAGTCTGGATGGGTCTGACAATGGGTTGTGCGCAGTGCCACACCCACAAGTATGATCCGATCACCCAGCGGGAATACTATTCTT
The window above is part of the Candidatus Angelobacter sp. genome. Proteins encoded here:
- a CDS encoding DUF1549 domain-containing protein, which translates into the protein MSKSVSWHGLAVALTAAVWLTVTTALAGAAKKETSAEPVEFSSQIRPIISSKCFSCHGPDEGSRKAKLRLDLRDDALKDHKGTRPIVPGDLADSEMIRRITARDPDDLMPPPKTGRTLSAVEIDLIKRWIKEGAPYTPHWAFLKPERPPLPRVRMRSWPRNPIDSFILAKLEKNGLKPSPPADRYALVRRLSLDLTGLPPTREEVNAFVSDRRPDAYERLVDRLLGSSAYGERWARVWLDLARYADSAGYGSDPLRPNIWPWRDWVIRALNDNMPYDRFTIEQIAGDLLPNATDEDRIATAFHRNTMTNTEGGTDDEEFRVAAVKDRANTTAQVWMGLTMGCAQCHTHKYDPITQREYYSFYAFFNQTEDNDRPDERPTLPLPTQEQREKMDNIRAQIVALESERKKTTPEFEADLAKWEKGQAKGIGWITLEPFALESYEGATLGKLPDNSVLATGNSRERDTYIFKTRTDLTNITSVRLELLPGESRPKQGPGRSAETGKGVLNEIQLAVRAPKTEPPRARFVRIELPGAQRVLSLAEVQAFDEQKNIATTGKASQSSTDDGAAADRANDGNTDGNFDAASTTLTKAQDNPWWELDLGADISLEEIAIWNRTDRG